In Amphiprion ocellaris isolate individual 3 ecotype Okinawa chromosome 3, ASM2253959v1, whole genome shotgun sequence, one genomic interval encodes:
- the aass gene encoding alpha-aminoadipic semialdehyde synthase, mitochondrial: MFRVLSHQGKRTPSCLAGQRRYEHHRAVMAIRREDINPWERRAPLAPRHVRELTHTGVKVLVQPSNRRAIHEKYYMKAGAVIQEDISEASLIIGVKRPPEEKVIPKKTYAFFSHTIKAQEANMGLLEDLLKKEVRLIDYEKMVDANGYRIVAFGQWAGVAGMINILHGLGLRFLALGHHTPFMHIGMAHNYRNVSQAIQAVRDCGYEISMGLMPKSIGPVTFCFTGTGNVSKGAQDIINELPVEYVEPHELRDVSETGDMTKVYATVLSRHHHLVRKSDGIYDPMEYENHPELYTSHFRTSVAPYTTCLINGIYWDPQTPRLLRRLDAQKLMRPPKTSFGDNEGSPQLPHKLLAICDISADTGGSIDFMNECTTIDKPFCMYDADQHIDHDSVEGNGILMCSIDNLPAQLPIEATEYFGDRLFPYIWEMLPSDATRPLDEEEFSPQVRDAVITSNGVLTPKFEYIEKLRERREKAEITRKTGMKRVLLLGSGYVSGPVVEYLTRDERTQVTVASVVLKQAEELAAKYPNTIPITLDVSSQEGHLDSLVKDHDLVISMLPYSFHPLVAKHCIKRKVNMVTASYLSPAMKELQSSAEEAGITIVNEMGLDPGIDHMLAMECIDHAKADGCIVESYTSFCGGLPAPECSDNPLRYKFSWSPYGVLLNTISPAIFLKDNQVVSVPPGGSLMDSTTPMDFFPGFNLEGFPNRDSTKYSEPYGIQTAHTLIRGTLRFKGFSKAMSGFVKLGLINSEPSPILQSTSAPISWKELLCQQMGLSSSISHDAFEEAVFERIGQDDFRMDTLRWFGMLSDESVPHADSILAALAKHLEAKLSFDKGERDMIVMRNDVGIRHPTGELETKHISLVVYGDPSGFSAMAKTVGYPAAIAARMVLDGDISTKGLVVPMTKEVYGLALARLREEGLHFISKSTLQE; encoded by the exons TACTACATGAAGGCAGGGGCTGTCATTCAGGAGGATATTTCAGAGGCATCACTGATTATTGGAGTGAAGAGACCACCAGAAGAGAAGGTCATTCCCAAGAAGACGTATGCTTTTTTCTCTCACACCATCAAGGCACAAGAGGCCAACATGGGGCTTTTAGAGGACCTGCTGAAGAAG GAGGTTCGCCTTATCGACTACGAGAAGATGGTTGATGCTAATGGCTACCGGATTGTAGCATTTGGTCAGTGGGCCGGTGTTGCAG GAATGATTAATATTTTGCATGGATTAGGGCTGCGCTTCCTTGCTCTTGGCCACCATACTCCCTTCATG CACATCGGCATGGCTCATAACTATAGGAATGTCAGCCAAGCCATCCAGGCAGTGAGGGATTGTGGGTATGAGATTTCAATGGGTCTCATGCCCAAATCCATCGGCCCTGTCACGTTTTGCTTCACTGGAACTGGAAATGTCTCCAAG GGAGCCCAGGACATTATCAATGAGCTTCCTGTTGAATACGTTGAACCTCATGAGCTGAGGGACGTCTCTGAAACAGGAG ACATGACCAAAGTGTATGCCACTGTTCTGAGCCGACACCACCACCTGGTCAGGAAGAGTGATGGCATATATGACCCCATGGAGTATGAGAACCACCCGGAACTGTACACATCGCACTTCAGGACCAGC GTGGCGCCCTATACAACATGTCTGATCAATGGTATTTACTGGGATCCCCAAACCCCCAGACTGCTCAGACGACTGGATGCTCAAAAGCTCATGAGACCACCCAAAACCTCATTTGGAGACAATGAGGGATCGCCTCAGCTACCTCACAA GCTACTGGCCATATGTGACATATCTGCTGACACCGGAGGCTCCATAGATTTCATGAATGAGTGCACCACCATTGACAAGCCTTTCTGCATGTATGACGCTGACCAGCACATAGATCACGACAG TGTGGAGGGAAACGGAATTCTTATGTGCTCCATTGACAACCTTCCTGCTCAGCTTCCCATCGAAGCCACAGAATACTTTGGAGACCGGCTCTTTCCCTACATATGGGAGATG CTACCTTCAGACGCCACCAGACCGTTGGATGAAGAGGAGTTCAGCCCTCAAGTCAGAGAC GCTGTTATCACCTCTAACGGAGTACTCACCCCAAAGTTTGAATATATCGAAAAACTTCGAGAAAGAAG GGAGAAGGCCGAGATCACGAGAAAGACCGGCATGAAGCGAGTTCTGCTGCTAGGTTCAGGATATGTCTCTGGACCTGTTGTTGAGTATCTGACCCGGGATGAGAGGACTCAGGTCACTGTAG CATCAGTGGTACTGAAGCAAGCGGAAGAACTGGCAGCCAAATACCCCAACACCATCCCCATCACGCTGGACGTCAGCAGTCAGGAGGGACACCTCGACTCTCTGGTCAAAGATCATGACCTTGTCATCAG CATGCTGCCTTACTCATTCCATCCACTTGTTGCCAAACACTGCATCAAGAGGAAGGTGAACATGGTGACAGCCAGCTACCTGAGTCCTGCCATGAAGGAGCTACAGAGCAG TGCGGAGGAAGCAGGCATCACCATTGTGAATGAGATGGGACTGGATCCAGGAATCGACCACATGCTGGCCATGGAGTGTATTGATCATGCCAAAGCTGACGGCTGCATT GTGGAGTCGTATACCTCATTCTGTGGGGGTCTTCCTGCTCCTGAGTGCTCAGACAATCCTCTTCGTTACAAGTTCAGCTGGAGTCCGTATGGTGTCCTCCTCAACACCATCAGCCCTGCCATCTTCCTCAAAGACAACCAG GTGGTGAGTGTTCCACCTGGTGGCTCTCTGATGGATTCCACGACTCCGATGGATTTCTTTCCAGGTTTCAACCTGGAGGGATTTCCAAATCGGGACAGCACCAAGTACTCGGAACCATATGGCATCCAGACAGCACACACTCTAATCAGAGGAACACTGCGTTTCAAG GGCTTCTCCAAGGCCATGAGTGGTTTTGTTAAACTGGGTCTGATCAACAGCGAGCCCAGTCCCATCTTGCAGTCCACTTCAGCTCCCATTTCCTGG AAAGAACTCCTTTGTCAGCAGATGGGATTGTCTTCTTCCATCTCCCATGATGCCTTTGAAGAAGCCGTATTTGAACGCATTGGACAGGACGACTTCAGGATGGACACTCTGAGATG GTTTGGGATGCTGAGCGATGAGTCAGTGCCTCATGCAGACAGCATTCTAGCTGCTCTTGCGAAGCATTTGGAAGCCAAACTCTCCTTCG ATAAGGGCGAGCGTGACATGATCGTCATGAGAAATGATGTGGGAATTCGCCACCCAACTGGTGAGCTGGAGACCAAACACATCAGCCTGGTGGTGTATGGTGACCCCAGCGGCTTCTCCGCCATGGCCAAGACTGTTGGATACCCAGCAGCCATTGCTGCTCGTATGGTCCTTGATG GTGACATCAGCACGAAAGGTCTGGTGGTTCCGATGACGAAGGAGGTCTATGGCCTGGCGTTGGCCCGACTGAGGGAGGAAGGACTACATTTCATATCAAAAAGCACGCTACAGGAGTAG